CAGGTTCTCCGGATGGAAGGGCACTTTCTGCTGGCTTTTATTCACGGCAAAGTCATAGTTGGCCCTGAGCTTTTCAGCAGTATTATTTTTTGATTTTATGGTAGAAAGATATTGAGTGATTAACTGTAACGCCCCTACGAAATTTCCGGTTCCGGCCATCGCCCTGGAGTAGGCCATTATCACAGGTTTGATAGCGGTGCTATCCAGCTGTTTTAATTTATCGAAGGCGGTGGTAGCAGCGGCATAGTCTTTCAGTTCCACATAGCATAAACCCATTTGTCCGTAAGCATCTGTAAAGGTGGGGGCTGTTTTCAATGCATCCTGAAGGAAACCGATGGCTTCTTTGGTATGATACGTACGTACCGCATCCACGGCACGGTCAAAGCTGGCTTTTGCCTTTTTAGGGGCGGTTTCGTACGTGACGGTCTGTGCCCGCATTTGCAGGCTGGCAAACAATAAACAGCTCAATATTATCAGGAAGGTTTTTTTCATAGTATGTATTCACAATGTAAATATAACCCGGAATAAAATATATAGCCATTTGTTTATTTATGTAACGCGTTGTGCTATTAAATTGCCCCCTCCCAACCTCCCCCGAAGGGGGAGGAGAAAGAAAACGAGGGCTTATTTTCGTCGTTGAGGTGGCTATCTAATGTAGGTAGGTAATATTATGTCATCTGGCCACATAAGATACTCCCGTATTATCCGTAAAATGGTTGTAATCAAAGGTCAAAATAAGACCACTTTCCTTTCTCCTCCCCCTTCGGGGGAGGTTGGGAGGGGGCAATTTAATAGCACAATGCGTTCCGAATACATAAATTCGTAAATTCCTAAATCTCAAAATATTTTACTCAGGGAACATTGATGTATTTATGTATTTGCATCGATAACGTCCACTGTGGGTTGTCTTTGATATAATCAATGATCAGTGGTGTCATTTGCGCACTGCGGTCCCATTCGGGTTGGAGGTATAATTTACAGTGCTTTCCTGCCAGCGCAGCATATTTTTCTGCCCAGGCAAAATCTGCTTTGTTGAAGATGACCACTTTCAGCTCATGAGCTGCTTTACAGATGTCGGGGAGCGGCGCCTTAAATTTTTTGGGAGATAAGGTGATCCAGTCCCAGTTTCCGCTGAGAGGAGAGGAGCCGGAAGTTTCTATGTGGGTTTGAAAACCTTGTTTATGCAGTGCTTTGGTCAGGAGATCCAGGTTGTGCATCAGTGGCTCACCGCCAGTGATGACAGCAATGCGGGCCGGATATTTCGCTGCTTCACCGATGATATTATCAACAGCAACCTGCGGATGTTTATCAGCATCCCAGCTATCTTTCACATCGCACCAATGACAGCCAACATCGCAGCCGCCGAGTCTTACAAAATAGGCAGCCCTTCCCTGATGGAATCCTTCACCCTGAATAGTGTAAAAGCGTTCCATCACCGGAAGGGTAGTGGTATTAATATTTGTTGTTATTACAGACATGACTTACTTCACAAAGATCCGGTTTTTGGCCGGAACTTTTTTTAATTCATACTTCCTTTCAGGCCAATGTTTGCATGATAGGTATTCTTCAGCAATGCGGCGATGGTCATAGGACCTACACCACCGGGTACCGGTGATATGTAGCTGCATTTGGGCGCTACTTCATCAAATTTCACATCACCTTTGAGGCGGAAACCGCTCTTTTTGCTGGCATCTTCTACACGGTTGATCCCTACATCCACAATTACAGCACCTTCTTTCACCATGTCAGCGGTCACAAAATCAGGTTTGCCGATAGCTGCGATAATAATATCCGCCTGCCGGCA
The Chitinophaga sp. MM2321 DNA segment above includes these coding regions:
- a CDS encoding 7-carboxy-7-deazaguanine synthase QueE, with translation MSVITTNINTTTLPVMERFYTIQGEGFHQGRAAYFVRLGGCDVGCHWCDVKDSWDADKHPQVAVDNIIGEAAKYPARIAVITGGEPLMHNLDLLTKALHKQGFQTHIETSGSSPLSGNWDWITLSPKKFKAPLPDICKAAHELKVVIFNKADFAWAEKYAALAGKHCKLYLQPEWDRSAQMTPLIIDYIKDNPQWTLSMQIHKYINVP